The following proteins come from a genomic window of Excalfactoria chinensis isolate bCotChi1 unplaced genomic scaffold, bCotChi1.hap2 Scaffold_71, whole genome shotgun sequence:
- the LOC140265216 gene encoding uncharacterized protein isoform X2, which produces MGYGNPKRGHSLVLNDLQGLFQHKPRSVPVTSQDPPVLVTSQCRADLTEPPRGGAGAVGQRRTCRPHSAGGAGPASSCASGAAMRAQFASGTLTALQRVELLQQLEQAYERMMENRTAAARASLLKDAQQIRAERTAARKEELEQEKQLIAQLEEQLKAGSEEMEVLRREKQRLREEREELELEGAWRQHQMELEVERVPGAVLPELVEAQLEKKERARRRGLSFWMQTICLILVCLQLLLIAVLGSALFYARHYDQELLYRLLLRVLPQPMYAPVAYFASRTLRVVCDGLLPI; this is translated from the exons ATGGGATATGGGAACCCAAAGAGAGGGCATTCTCTGGTTCTTAATGACCTTCAAGgactcttccagcacaaaccaCGTTCTGTCCCTGTGACCTCCCAGGACCCTCCTGTGCTGGTGACGTCACAATGTCGCGCTGACCTCACAGAGCCCCCCCGGGGTGGGGCAGGGGCAGTGGGTCAGCGCCGAACCTGCCGGCCCCATTCTGCAGGCGGTGCAGGTCCTgcgagcagctgtgccagtggtgCAGCAATGCGGGCCCAGTTTGCCAGCGGAAcattaacagctctgcagcgcgtggagctgctgcagcagctggagcag GCTTATGAGCGGATGATGGAGAACCGCACGGCCGCGGCCAGGGCGTCtttgctgaag GACGCCCAGCAAATACGGGCTGAAAGAACGGCTGCCCgtaaggaggagctggagcag gagaagcagctcattgcccagctggaggagcagctgaaggctgggaGCGAGGAGATGGAG GTGCTGCGCCGGGAGAAACAGCGCCTGCGAGAGGAgcgggaggagctggagctggagggtgcCTG GCGGCAGCAtcagatggagctggaggtaGAGCgtgtgcctggggctgtgctgccggaGCTGGTGGAGGCACAGCTG gagaagaaggagcggGCCAGGAGACGTGGGCTCTCCTTCTGGATGCA GACCATCTGCCTCATCTtggtctgcctccagctgctgctcattgctgtgctgggctctgccctaTTTTACGCCCGGCACTatgaccaggagctgctctatcGGCTCCTGCTGCGGGTGCTGCCCCAGCCAATGTACGCTCCCGTGGCGTACTTTGCAAGCAGGACCCTGCGTGTGGTCTGTGAtgggctgctgcccatctga
- the LOC140265216 gene encoding uncharacterized protein isoform X1, with translation MGYGNPKRGHSLVLNDLQGLFQHKPRSVPVTSQDPPVLVTSQCRADLTEPPRGGAGAVGQRRTCRPHSAGGAGPASSCASGAAMRAQFASGTLTALQRVELLQQLEQAYERMMENRTAAARASLLKDAQQIRAERTAARKEELEQVGGSEGSSSQLGILTPLAVQEDLGPHPSGPWVPTRPALITAVVLQEKQLIAQLEEQLKAGSEEMEVLRREKQRLREEREELELEGAWRQHQMELEVERVPGAVLPELVEAQLEKKERARRRGLSFWMQTICLILVCLQLLLIAVLGSALFYARHYDQELLYRLLLRVLPQPMYAPVAYFASRTLRVVCDGLLPI, from the exons ATGGGATATGGGAACCCAAAGAGAGGGCATTCTCTGGTTCTTAATGACCTTCAAGgactcttccagcacaaaccaCGTTCTGTCCCTGTGACCTCCCAGGACCCTCCTGTGCTGGTGACGTCACAATGTCGCGCTGACCTCACAGAGCCCCCCCGGGGTGGGGCAGGGGCAGTGGGTCAGCGCCGAACCTGCCGGCCCCATTCTGCAGGCGGTGCAGGTCCTgcgagcagctgtgccagtggtgCAGCAATGCGGGCCCAGTTTGCCAGCGGAAcattaacagctctgcagcgcgtggagctgctgcagcagctggagcag GCTTATGAGCGGATGATGGAGAACCGCACGGCCGCGGCCAGGGCGTCtttgctgaag GACGCCCAGCAAATACGGGCTGAAAGAACGGCTGCCCgtaaggaggagctggagcaggtagGGGGCAGTGAGGGCTCGTCCTCACAGCTCGGCATCCTCACgcctctggctgtgcaggaggacctCGGTCCCCATCCCTCGGGTCCGTGGGTCCCAACGCGGCCAGCCCTCATTACAGCCGTTgtcttgcaggagaagcagctcattgcccagctggaggagcagctgaaggctgggaGCGAGGAGATGGAG GTGCTGCGCCGGGAGAAACAGCGCCTGCGAGAGGAgcgggaggagctggagctggagggtgcCTG GCGGCAGCAtcagatggagctggaggtaGAGCgtgtgcctggggctgtgctgccggaGCTGGTGGAGGCACAGCTG gagaagaaggagcggGCCAGGAGACGTGGGCTCTCCTTCTGGATGCA GACCATCTGCCTCATCTtggtctgcctccagctgctgctcattgctgtgctgggctctgccctaTTTTACGCCCGGCACTatgaccaggagctgctctatcGGCTCCTGCTGCGGGTGCTGCCCCAGCCAATGTACGCTCCCGTGGCGTACTTTGCAAGCAGGACCCTGCGTGTGGTCTGTGAtgggctgctgcccatctga